A portion of the Choristoneura fumiferana chromosome 6, NRCan_CFum_1, whole genome shotgun sequence genome contains these proteins:
- the LOC141428497 gene encoding uncharacterized protein isoform X1 → MLQSCCGSVTLKTGSVIIALISLAKQFFVFGAIGFGIAMAINIINNKADIKPRFEPDTEEILPLIFLILLVPHFVSIFLLILGILKETGWLMLPWLVVSAMMLLDVMVFVFVLAINTPESLVVFSKNFSNVGILNII, encoded by the exons TGCTACAGTCATGCTGTGGGTCCGTGACACTGAAAACAGGGTCTGTTATAATCGCCCTGATCTCACTAGCAAAACAATTTTTCGTTTTTGGTGCAATTGGTTTTGGTATTGCAATGGCTATCAACATCATCAACAACAAAGCTGATATTAAGCCCCGATTCGAGCCCGATACTG AAGAAATACTGCCGCTTATTTTCCTGATTCTTCTAGTGCCTCACTTTGTGTCAATCTTTTTACTAATCCTGGGAATtttaaag GAGACTGGATGGCTGATGCTGCCGTGGCTCGTAGTGTCCGCCATGATGCTGTTGGATGTTATGGTTTTTGTATTCGTTTTGGCAATAAACACCCCTGAAAGTTTAGTTGTGTTCAGTAAGAATTTTTCGAATGTAGGTATCCTGAATATAATTTGA
- the LOC141428497 gene encoding uncharacterized protein isoform X2 produces the protein MLQSCCGSVTLKTGSVIIALISLAKQFFVFGAIGFGIAMAINIINNKADIKPRFEPDTEEILPLIFLILLVPHFVSIFLLILGILKETGWLMLPWLVVSAMMLLDVMFHY, from the exons TGCTACAGTCATGCTGTGGGTCCGTGACACTGAAAACAGGGTCTGTTATAATCGCCCTGATCTCACTAGCAAAACAATTTTTCGTTTTTGGTGCAATTGGTTTTGGTATTGCAATGGCTATCAACATCATCAACAACAAAGCTGATATTAAGCCCCGATTCGAGCCCGATACTG AAGAAATACTGCCGCTTATTTTCCTGATTCTTCTAGTGCCTCACTTTGTGTCAATCTTTTTACTAATCCTGGGAATtttaaag GAGACTGGATGGCTGATGCTGCCGTGGCTCGTAGTGTCCGCCATGATGCTGTTGGATGTTATG TTCCACTATTAA
- the LOC141428497 gene encoding uncharacterized protein isoform X3 — MAINIINNKADIKPRFEPDTEEILPLIFLILLVPHFVSIFLLILGILKETGWLMLPWLVVSAMMLLDVMVFVFVLAINTPESLVVFSKNFSNVGILNII; from the exons ATGGCTATCAACATCATCAACAACAAAGCTGATATTAAGCCCCGATTCGAGCCCGATACTG AAGAAATACTGCCGCTTATTTTCCTGATTCTTCTAGTGCCTCACTTTGTGTCAATCTTTTTACTAATCCTGGGAATtttaaag GAGACTGGATGGCTGATGCTGCCGTGGCTCGTAGTGTCCGCCATGATGCTGTTGGATGTTATGGTTTTTGTATTCGTTTTGGCAATAAACACCCCTGAAAGTTTAGTTGTGTTCAGTAAGAATTTTTCGAATGTAGGTATCCTGAATATAATTTGA